One Alnus glutinosa chromosome 13, dhAlnGlut1.1, whole genome shotgun sequence genomic window, AAATTTTATCCACTGACTTAACAAATTCCGTTAGTGTGACGCTGGCTTAAATATGGCacatgtcataattttattagttGTGACGTGTCTCACTAtcataatttgttaattttgtggaCGAAATTTGATTGTAgggagtaaatttttttttttttttttttttttttgtgtaccTCCAAAACCTCTAAGTTCGTTTTAATACCACAAAAAgctacaaacaaaacaaaaaacagtgttaaatgttttgtgagtattttatattttaaattgtttgttaatgtttttgttttaaaaatagaaaacaaacaaagaaagacaatattatattgttttgagtttataatatatatatatatttgggtaagtggttgtataaaagaaaagaaaaactgtaAATTCCCCTGATAGATACAAGAAACATTAATTGAGATGGGGACTACTACAAGAGTCCTTTTACCAACTCGAGAAACAAAAAGGGTTAGACAAGAATAATTGGCCTAATTAAAGTTATAGCTagtttttacaagttttttaACAAATTGATGTGGCAAATAGCAATCCATTTTCCATAACTAGTGAAGTGATTAATATATAGTGTGTGGTTGATAAGTCAAACACCACTTGACAAATTAACTCACCTATGAAATTCTTCTGCTTAATTTTTAACCCATATTGTATAACAGACAGAAATTTCCTCCAAACTAGATTTGAGGAATTTCTTACAACCAAGTctataaatttaatttgttatttgtcTCTTAagatgtgagaagcacatgacTTTCTagttagcatgtgagaaacacatgattttttaatataattattaaaaaattatgtcatTCTCGTATGCTGGACGGACACATGTGGGCTGTCACGTGACACTCATGTGGGCTGCCAAAACAAACATGACATTACAAATGAGTAAAAGAAATATGCTACCATCTTCCActaattagaaaaaattaagtGTGAATTGTTTTCTAAAGTTTTAATGTCAAAACTTTGTGCTCTATTGAATCGTTTCTATTCAGAGCACtaagtaataattaattagtaagtGGTACAAAATTTTGTACTGCAATTAatgtaaataaatttaataaaaataagttgGAAATTTTTCCCTTAATTCTCTAGTGAATCAAAACAACtattagtattttcttttctgagcACTAAACAATAATTAGCAAATGATGCGAAATTTATTATACTGCAAGTCTACAATGTAAGCaaattaattgaataaaaagaaaaataatatgaagGAAATAATATCACAAGAAAAACTAGGAATCGAAGATCGACCACCAAAAGGAGAGAGATAGCTTTAGAGTATTTCATGTTGAGACATATATCTCGATCAAGAGGAATATCTTATATCTCAACATGAAATATTCTACAGCTTTCTCTCTACAGATTTCATTTTGAGATGAGAAAGTGTACTATTACACCTTAATTAACCCCAACAAGTTTATCTCATATTTATAGCTAGCGAAGAACATTATCAACGTGCATGGTTCTTTTATGCAATAAATTTGCATGAAACATATCAACGTGGAAATGAATATATCTAGAAAGTTTTCATAAATGAAATAACtctagaaaattttataaatgaaatgaaatgaatctAGATATATAGTTTTCATAAATTAATGAATCTAaaaagtttttatatatattaatatatatatatgaaatgaatcTAGATAGTTTTCATAAATGAAATGAATCTAGAAAGTTTTCAATGCTTTGACATTAATTATGGTGAAATATTGTAGtgcatgcattttttttaatctcaagataagttcTTTGTACTTTTCTTTTCGGCATTCCTAATCTatccatacatatatataaatgaaatataaaacaaGTCAATCAAATCCTttcttccatatatatatatatatatatatatatatatatatatatatatatatatatatatatatataccttaattAGCCTTCTCAAGTTCTcataatattaacaaaaaaaaaaaaaaccattactTTTATTTGTATCTTCAATGAAACTCATAAATGCTAATTTAAGTTCTAATGAGAAATTAAGCCCATGCATGATCTGAGTGAATAGTTCTATGTTGTTTCTAGTTACTGTAGTTAATTCCTTAATATTCAGATTTCGTGTATGAtctatatatttctttttctcctcaaATAATTAATGTTTCTATCTTTCAGAATCTATTTGCATGCTGAACATAGACTGGTttagagtgttttttttaacCCAATAAATGCTTCTTTTGATCATAAACATGTGTTTTCTATTGAGTTTGTGATGATGAGAATAGGATGATTTTTCTGGTGAGTTAAATttggttgatatatatatatatatatatatatatatatatatatatatatatatatatatattgatttatgTCATTCTGAGCATAAAAAGGGAATCTTATTACGGATAATCGATCAATGCCAATGCTTCAACTATCATTCATAGGTTTTCTGTTTCCCATTCAAACTATATGTAAAACTATCATTCTGAATACTACTATAAATACGAAAGCCttgtttggtttgtggaatAGACTCTTAGAATAGTcataatagttatttttttgtttagtaaTAGTCTATTCCTTATTGTAATAACTATTCTTTTACGAAAATGAATACtgattcctctaaaaaatgagaggaataactGTTCCAATAGGAATTGACTATaatttatagggaaaaaaaaaaccactcttaatttttttcaaaaaaaaaaaaagaaacccctCGAtgggctcgcggccacccccgaagaCCACTCCGGgtgtggtttcggccacccaccatttttctatttttttataatttatttttttaaaaaaaaataataataatatggggtttttttagtaattttaattgaattcaaattaaagtatatatgttgttaccaaactaaaaattagaaataatcATTCAGTTCCACTATCTTTTATTcctgggaataactattcattttcccaataaaatacttattccgcaaaccaaacaagGTCACAATAAATTCTATAACAGTggaaaataagaagagaagaaaaggtaTCTatcaaatttgttaaaattttattttataggatTATAGAAGCAGTTTATTACCgttaaaatgacaatttttgacagttcaaaaaacaattagatattgttaaaaatatgaGTGTTGAAACAATAGTTTTTTACGGTTAAAAAAAGACTcttgaaaaaacaattatttatgaaaaaaatcgaataaaaaatatttctattagAATAACAATTGTACACATCAGAAAATCCACATGTAAATAATATGCTCGGGGCTAGCTTGTGCAAATGTGTGCGTGCTAATGCGTCTAAAGCGTCAATGCGACGTGCACACGTGCTTGCATGTGACACCACTAGCATGGGTTTACCCAAAAACCATTCTAGAATAAGAGTAAGATAATCCcttataaaaaaacacaaataaatgTCATATCTTTTCAATGTATGACAAGGTGGGAGACAAAACGTAGATGAaaagttgaaattttgaaattggaatgaaactttaattttcattaaaattctttagttaaaggaaaaaagagatgCATAATTTATTGAGAGTGCTATTACAATTATACATATAATATCGTGGTGAACTTAAAGGTCTTATGTATACTAGATTTACAAATAGCTCCATTTGATACTAAAATGAACTCAGAGGTCTTGTGTATACTTAatatgtacttaggggcgccttgtattttttttttatatataaaattttattacttaaaataaaaaactcagaGGTCATtgaggtatgccaaaaaaaataattgactCCCTATAGTGAAATTTCGTCCACTAACTTAACAAATTTCATTAGTGTGACGCTGACTTAAATAAGGCacgtgttataattttattggttGTGACGTGTCTCATTAtcataatttgttaattttgtggacggaatttgactatagagagtaattttttttatttttttttagcatatcTCAAGGACTTCTTAGTTCGTTTTGATATCACAAAGAGCTAATTGTAAATCAGACAAACCACGTAGACTGATTTTGCAGATTAAATatcaaccaaattttctaatttcttcCACAAAAACTAATATCCCAATTATATTTAAAACTTCGGATTTACATTTACCCCTTAGAAACCGTGGGCCTCAAGACAAGAGCCCAAGCCCAAATATACCGAGCCTATCTATTTCCAGTTCTACACGTGCGAAGCACCGCACAAATACCACTCGCTCGTTGCAAAGCTTTTCGTCCTCTTCTCTCTTCATCCAAGTTGACTCAGCGAATCTTCATCCAAAGGTAAAGCTTCGACCTGGTCTGCTTGATTTAGTTCCTTTAGATGAATAAAGTCTCAGTCTTTTTCAATCCGATGTGAGTTCGTGCAAATCTCTAAAGCAAAAGCTTTAGGTATTTTGGTGTCATTTCGAATTACATTACGTCTATGAGTttctattgggtttttttttggaaattttggggttttctctgcttggttgctgagaaaatgcaggaaatttgaagagaaaagagagggcCTTTTTGAATTGTAAGTTTTGGAATCTTAATCAGTTGAGCTTAGCTCCTCCATATGCCTAAGTTGGTTAATGCTCGTGCATACGCGCGAGTTCGTCTCTGTGAAtttgtgtgtgcgcgcgcgcgcgctcTCTGGAAGTACAAAATTTTAACTTTAATGAAATTTTAAGCTGAATACATGTATACATACAAACATACATATATAGTATGTATATTATAGTCATGGTCCGAATTCAGTGATATTGAGGGGTGTCTGatttcttgttgtttttgtgtaCATAGATGTCACACTCAAGGGAAGGAAGGTGAGTGTCACTTCAAtgatttttgctttttgtttctctgtttttgggttttattttaagTACATTTTTGTTCTTATGGGTCTGTTTATGAGTTATGTATAgctcttttttgttgtttttactCCTAGGTCTGTTTCGCCACGGGACTCTGCTTCACCTGGCAGACGTCATCGGCCAAGGTCGAGATCATTGTCGAGGTCGAGGAGAAGTCGGTCAAGGTATGCAATTTGTTCTCAGTTAATTAAGTTTAAGCTTTAGGGGTATATTGAAGTAGATGCGTGTTTACCCAGATGGTGCATGTGTTTATGCtgtgataaaatatatatatatgtgtgttgcTTTAGAGACTCTTGCTTTATGAAATGTGTTAAGTTTATATGATAAGTCGAGTGCTCTTGCTCCAGGAGTCGTGATTCTGTTGGTGCAGCCAATCCCGGGAATAACTTGTACGTAACAGGATTGTCCACAAGGGTTTCTACCACTGATCTTGAAAAGTATTTTGGAAAAGAAGGGAAGGTGTGGTTCTTGTTATATAAGTTATTTTATTCAGTGTTGCATGCATAACTTGGCTTTATATAACATGGTTTTATATAAATAACATGCTTTTATGTAACTTGGTTAATTACTAGTAACATACAATGAGTTccaaatattgattaaaaattATCTGCATCCAACTTGATTGTCGTGGCTACAGTTTGGGGTTTCTGCCACTGTGTGGTTGAACTTACATGTTTATATGTATTTGAAACAACCCATTAAAATGCACTTGAAGAtctgaaattttgaaaaagaattttGAAACTGAGGTGGTGTGGCTTTTGGAAAATTAACACCTCCTGTTAGTTCCAATAGCCTTGTTTTGCCAAATTCCACTTTGTTGCAAATAAGAGCTTTTAGGTATTCATAAGTCCATTAAATGCTTTTAGAATTGGTTTTGCTGAACATGTAGAAAATGGATATTGATTATTGGATCTGTTATAAATGCGGATGGAATCAAACTGAAAGAGGAGATTAAGATGAAGAGGTTATAACAGTGTTCTGAATGCAAGTTGCGGTAGTTGCAGCTAATCAGCCATCATTGGCTATATACATGAGTATGAGTCAacgtacttttttttctttctaaaggaAGAGACAATAATATTCTAGTTTGGAACCAAGTCATTGCTGATACTTATGTCACAAAGTTATTATGTTTCTTCATTTGCTCTTATCAAactcctttttgtttttggacagaacaacaataataataatatagagGGTAATTACATTATAAACCCTAGAGTTCTGCCTTGGGTTTCAATTGCGTCAATGTCAACCCAATAGATTTAAATCATTGCAATTCAGACCTTTTAGTGAGctgttttgacaaaaaaacaaGGGAAACTCACATGAAATGCACTTGGGACATGTCTGGATACTAAAATCCTTCCATGAGGCATGAGTATGGCACATGGTATTTGGACATTACAGAAGCTTACAAAACTACttatttcatatttaaaaaccctaaaaagtaAGCAGAGATTAATGAAGATGTCATCATTTTGTGAGTTTCTGCTTTTTGCACTAATACACCGCATGGTGTTCATGTGAAGGTTCTGTTTGTGCCATACATTTTAAGCGCAGTTTAAACTAAGATACTGTTTCCTTTTCATGTAATGGGTCTCATATAGGTCTCTAGTACTCTTTGCTTGAGTTACAATTACTTTTAGGTAATAGAAACTCGCTAAGAGCCCAGATTGTGATGATGTTGAAACCATAGGATGGGCATTGATGCCATTGGAATTTTacaatttcatttgaaaccATTGTCAAACCCTAGGTTTATTATATAATAATCACTAATAATGGAGATTAAAACCTTGGGTACATATGTCGTTATGTCACAGTAAAGAAGAAATCAATTATATTTAGATTACTTTGCCAGAGACAAGTTGCAAAAGATTACATCTTCATCTTGGTGTTAGGTTTTGGAGTGCCAGCTGGTTACAGATCCTCGCACCAGAGAATCCCGTGGATTTGGTTTTGTCACCATGGAAAGACCTGAGGATGCAGAGCGCTGTATCAAGTATTTAAATCGTTCGGTCTTTGAAGGTCGATTGATTACTGTGGAAAAGGTATCAGTTTCTACCAAAGGATCTAAATCATTAGTGTTGCGAGTATTGATCATTTGTACATAGTTTTCTTTAGTATGTTCCTTTTCTTCGGAATTGTTGCCTGATAAGTTGTGGCAGCAGGTCTGGTCTGTGTAGCTCCATCGAATTCACAATCTAAGCTCTTAACAGTTGAACCTATTCCTTCACGACATGAGTTCTGCATCGACATTCAAAACTGATCGAAtgaaatttgactattttggagAGGGTCGTATGCCCGTTATTCCTTTCTTCATCAGTAACAGTACCTGACCtggttgtttatttatttatgtttcctTAATGTTGTGAGATACACTAAAGACATGATGATTGAGTTAGAGTGCACCATATTGTTAATCTTATCCTGCATAGTCCATTGGAGGTGGATGGCCGATCTTACTTATATAAAGGTAATAAAAAATTCTGTCAGCCTTCAGTACGTAGCTAACTCATGCCATGATGGCAAGGGTAGCTGGGTGACCCTCAGAAATATGAGCATGAGAATATTCCTTTCAGCTCTCCAATGTTTATGCGgatcattatcattattttaaagGGAAATTCTTGTTATCTGCTTGAGTTGTCATATAATTTCAAATAGCAACATTGCAAAAGCATTGTAATCTTTTTCAGTAAACTGTGGACTTGTTTATCTGCCATGATGTTATTTTGCTATTTATGTACTAATGCAGGCAAAAAGGAAGCGTGGCAGGACACCAACACCGGGAAAGTATTATGGTTTAAGAGATAATAGACGAGGTACATTCTGGAATAACTCGTGGTTTACCTGTAGAAAACTACTTGTTCTTTTATGTTGCACTATAATTTTTTGTGAAATGAGCTTGCGTCCTTCACTCTATTAAGTGAGAAAACTTGTATCAGAAATAAATGCACATTAAAGACCTTCAATTCTTTGTTTGTGACTTCCATTAGATCTTTACCTGTTACCCTTGACCTAGAATAATCTAGGATTTTGTTTGACTTGTCAGCTTTTTGTGCTTTGCCCTCTAGGctgaagagaaatgctacataccACACCACTATTTTACTATGCTGACATGGCAATGCCAATTCACCatttgtttttcgtttttttttttttttcttttaacaatggTTGATCTAAGGGTAGATTGACAATGTCA contains:
- the LOC133854950 gene encoding serine/arginine-rich splicing factor SR45a-like; the encoded protein is MSHSREGRSVSPRDSASPGRRHRPRSRSLSRSRRSRSRSRDSVGAANPGNNLYVTGLSTRVSTTDLEKYFGKEGKVLECQLVTDPRTRESRGFGFVTMERPEDAERCIKYLNRSVFEGRLITVEKAKRKRGRTPTPGKYYGLRDNRRGSGRRRSRSHSPPRRWQDRNPYSRDRRGRSRSPYGRRTDDYDSYRRRKERSLSAGGSGYAR